From one Culex quinquefasciatus strain JHB chromosome 3, VPISU_Cqui_1.0_pri_paternal, whole genome shotgun sequence genomic stretch:
- the LOC6046849 gene encoding N6-adenosine-methyltransferase MT-A70-like protein, giving the protein MSLEEIQAVKVKRNSLRERLEKRKKERQDLLGGGGSSPGPSVLIKTEAGAGGAGGDDKSKILLTAIKLEQDIDAEVEKALVQVLADRTAILPTNSSQIAQRVEKLIQKPTPHETVRYYLQKLSGQHLVSVKEVSIGGSVGYEVISAEHGALQTLHDEVLMNHGEDRESAKRKAIKEEKDLDSKVARLTSSGGGGDSAGSSSLANTSDDIMSLLSMPSTREKQSKQVGEEILELLTKPTAKERSLAEKFKSQGGAQVMEFCPHGTRIECLRSLEAANDAHLHKDDDDDDVIISGDDNGVFEIVEIKKDPDAEKIKFQCNKLHFKKIIQSHTDESLGDCSFLNTCFHMDSCKYVHYEVDTYGLNTSSSKFDPETSLLGAKRVTNDPCATLYPPQWIQCDLRYLDMTVLGKFAVVMADPPWDIHMELPYGTMSDDEMRQLGVPALQTDGLIFLWVTGRAMELGRECLKLWGYERVDELIWVKTNQLQRIIRTGRTGHWLNHGKEHCLVGMKGNPPNLNRGLDCDVIVAEVRATSHKPDEIYGIIERLSPGTRKIELFGRPHNVQPNWITLGNQLDGIRLVDPELISSFQKRYPDGNCMTPGKNP; this is encoded by the exons ATGTCCCTGGAGGAGATCCAAGCCGTCAAGGTGAAGCGAAATTCGCTGCGGGAGCGGCTGGAGAAGCGCAAAAAGGAGCGCCAGGATTTGCTCGGCGGCGGTGGCAGCAGCCCGGGGCCAAGTGTCCTCATTAAGACGGAAGCTGGGGCTGGTGGTGCCGGCGGGGATGACAAGAGCAAGATTCTGCTGACGGCGATCAAGTTGGAACAAG ATATTGACGCTGAGGTTGAGAAAGCGCTGGTCCAGGTGTTGGCCGATCGGACCGCTATTTTGCCGACAAACTCGTCCCAGATTGCGCAACGGGTGGAGAAGTTGATCCAGAAGCCGACGCCACACGAAACGGTGCGGTATTATTTGCAGAAGCTGTCCGGGCAGCACCTGGTCAGCGTGAAGGAGGTCAGCATTGGGGGAAGTGTCGGGTACGAGGTCATTTCAGCGGAACACGGAGCGCTACAGACGCTGCACGATGAAGTGCTGATGAATCATGGTGAGGACCGGGAGTCGGCTAAAAGGAAGGCGATCAAAGAGGAGAAGGATTTGGACTCGAAGGTGGCCCGGTTGACGTCTTCGGGGGGAGGTGGGGACTCGGCCGGTTCGTCATCGTTGGCCAACACGTCGGACGACATAATGTCGCTGCTGTCGATGCCATCGACGCGGGAGAAGCAGAGCAAACAGGTTGGGGAggagattttggaacttttgaCGAAGCCAACGGCCAAGGAGCGATCGCTGGCGGAGAAGTTTAAGTCGCAAGGCGGTGCGCAGGTCATGGAGTTTTGTCCGCACGGAACTAGGATCGAGTGTTTGAGGTCGCTGGAGGCGGCCAACGATGCGCATCTTCAcaaggacgacgacgatgatgatgtgaTCATTAGCGGGGACGACAACGGAGTGTTTGAGATCGTAGAAATCAAGAAAGATCCGGACGCCGAAAAGATCAAGTTCCAGTGCAACAAGCTGCACTTCAAGAAGATCATTCAATCCCACACGGACGAATCGCTTGGGGATTGCAGCTTCCTGAACACTTGCTTTCACATGGACAGCTGCAAGTACGTACACTACGAAGTGGACACTTACGGCCTCAACACGAGCAGTTCCAAGTTCGATCCGGAAACTTCACTGCTTGGAGCCAAGCGAGTCACCAACGACCCGTGCGCCACCCTCTACCCACCTCAGTGGATCCAGTGTGACCTGCGCTATCTGGACATGACCGTCCTGGGCAAGTTCGCCGTCGTAATGGCAGACCCGCCCTGGGACATTCACATGGAACTGCCGTACGGAACCATGTCCGACGATGAGATGAGACAGTTGGGCGTCCCCGCCCTCCAAACGGACGGTCTCATCTTTCTGTGGGTCACCGGCCGTGCTATGGAACTCGGTCGCGAGTGCCTCAAGTTGTGGGGCTACGAACGCGTCGACGAACTGATCTGGGTCAAGACGAACCAGCTGCAGCGGATAATCCGCACCGGTCGGACCGGCCACTGGCTGAACCACGGCAAAGAGCACTGCCTGGTGGGCATGAAGGGCAACCCGCCGAACCTGAACCGCGGCCTGGACTGCGACGTCATCGTGGCGGAAGTGCGCGCAACATCGCACAAACCGGACGAAATCTACGGCATCATCGAGCGGCTCAGCCCAGGCACGCGGAAGATCGAACTGTTCGGAAGGCCGCACAACGTGCAGCCGAATTG GATTACGCTCGGCAATCAGCTGGACGGCATCCGGTTGGTGGATCCGGAGCTGATTAGCTCGTTTCAGAAGCGTTACCCGGACGGGAACTGCATGACGCCCGGAAAGAATCCGTAA